The following coding sequences are from one Zalophus californianus isolate mZalCal1 chromosome 15, mZalCal1.pri.v2, whole genome shotgun sequence window:
- the DKK1 gene encoding dickkopf-related protein 1, whose product MPAPGAVGAAPVLAALLAAALCGHLQVGVSATLNSVLVNSNAIKNLPPALGGAAGHPGSAVSAAPGIPYEGGNKYQTIDNYQPYPCAEDEECSTEEYCASPTRAGGAGAQICLACRKRRKRCMRHAMCCPGNYCKNGICMPSDHNPFHRGEIEETILESVGNDHSTVDGYSRRTTLSSKLYHTKGQEGSVCLRSSDCATGLCCARHFWSKICKPVLKEGQVCTKHRRKGSHGLEIFQRCYCGEGLSCRIQRDHHQASNSSRLHTCQRH is encoded by the exons ATGCCGGCCCCGGGCGCAGTGGGAGCCGCCCCGGTCTTGGCCGCCCTGCTAGCGGCGGCCCTCTGTGGTCACCTCCAGGTCGGAGTGAGCGCCACCTTGAACTCGGTTCTCGTCAATTCCAACGCCATCAAGAACCTGCCCCCGGCGCTGGGCGGCGCTGCCGGGCACCCGGGCTCCGCGGTCAGCGCGGCTCCCGGGATCCCGTACGAGGGCGGGAACAAGTACCAGACCATTGACAACTACCAG CCGTACCCGTGCGCCGAGGACGAGGAGTGCAGCACGGAGGAGTACTGCGCCAGCCCCACCCGCGCAGGGGGCGCGGGCGCGCAAATCTGCCTGGCCTGCAGGAAGCGCCGAAAACGCTGCATGCGTCATGCTATGTGCTGCCCCGGGAATTACTGCAAAAATG GGATATGTATGCCTTCTGATCACAATCCTTTCCATCGAGGGGAAATCGAAGAAACCATTCTCGAAAGTGTGGGTAACGATCACAGCACCGTGGATGGGTATTCCAGAAGAACCACGCTGTCTTCAAAACTGTATCATACCAAAG GGCAAGAAGGCTCGGTCTGTCTCCGATCATCAGACTGTGCCACAGGGCTGTGTTGTGCTAGACACTTCTGGTCCAAGATCTGTAAACCTGTCCTCAAAGAAGGTCAAGTGTGCACCAAGCACAGGAGAAAAGGCTCCCACGGGCTGGAGATATTCCAGCGCTGTTACTGTGGAGAGGGTCTGTCTTGCCGGATACAGAGAGATCACCATCAAGCCAGCAACTCTTCCAGACTCCACACCTGTCAGAGGCACTAA